One part of the Ranitomeya imitator isolate aRanImi1 chromosome 10, aRanImi1.pri, whole genome shotgun sequence genome encodes these proteins:
- the HES5 gene encoding transcription factor HES-5 → MAPTSMAMDNLSPKEKNKMRKPMVEKMRRDRINSSIEQLKLLLEKAFRKQQPNVKLEKADILEMAVSYLQQQNQSQNIHGEHLQQDYNQGYSRCVKEALQFLCHDPKSGETKTKLLNHLKVPQNIPNLANRKKVTNGPVKIWRPW, encoded by the exons ATGGCACCTACCAGCATGGCTATGGATAACCTCTCCCCAAAGGAAAAAAATAAG ATGAGGAAACCCATGGTGGAGAAGATGCGCCGAGATAGGATTAACAGCAGCATCGAGCAGCTCAAGCTTCTCCTGGAAAAGGCCTTCCGCAAGCAACAACCCAATGTCAAGCTGGAGAAGGCCGACATACTGGAGATGGCCGTGAGCTACCTGCAACAACAAA ATCAATCCCAGAACATCCATGGTGAACATCTACAGCAGGATTACAACCAAGGTTATTCCAGGTGTGTCAAAGAAGCTCTACAGTTCCTGTGTCATGACCCAAAAAGCGGAGAGACCAAAACAAAATTGCTCAACCATTTGAAGGTCCCACAGAATATTCCCAATCTCGCCAACCGGAAAAAAGTCACCAATGGTCCAGTTAAGATCTGGAGACCTTGGTGA